From one Candidatus Methanoplasma termitum genomic stretch:
- a CDS encoding InlB B-repeat-containing protein, which yields MIIGLLLVISVSSLLILTDSNERSQAAPLPQDLNAGWVVDGQMKDDIALQMDTWYLTEYVMSLSTTDITYELVVTYPDCYDVNAGISMPPAQVGAPVPGTAGGKNTLTYTFSTINNDYIAAAVDISFKLKNNMVFNGMSGDYTAITADFTAEGTTVSKTINAELTLDQGIGANFINLTMGGTKNTFRCDGVQANVVLAVGTSGYPGSLKNITVTVDLNEALIGGQTMADFLVSKGVNLNDIFTVAQADSLPAGMTFDYTGGLMKFTVAEAAGSISLPFKLTVTGNSAIIPSGTPLVFPPGSMHINASHNGYGSLLPAEAGAVIDKDLSADALLTLTPFDLYLAPRAQSWRWYADDSIIIRGEDNQPFARVWLKEFDPSIKDVAIRTDITATALTAQVQVQSLNINAYNLCFVPYDDNGTTGYILYEDSYGNTAQITVSKTAVTSFVLPVPLNAGDYFTLTFESMKTVKIGNPYYSGSSWEGVGGGLGSSDSNSAIFEMLGRVDAPIGQNGAAAKLTSFVWLKDGAGIYAKTPGSVGMYISGYTFNQRNAYSIIINDAYRLNYGLVGDVGTSLDQNANFNGNTKTVQRGDTIYLRGSASIGTTNLDNADIKTFYDPVILFRVPYKYLDLPSDITAKNPDGTYKYVTCEMDNADGTGKVQVIPTNVRIIMDSNGMPYSASIDAFYGNNSPYYLVAVEFKGVELNDIPAMKRTQAVYATLMTTVSSFAPIGTSGNLVKVAWASSDWAHAGQQANFSGEVNWPSSTTSLAPVWRPQACINDNNWHCGGGYFLSSGADIASISLVVTSGTFAEMQVGVDVYNMPYSTATFKTYNPLDPNSQVPEIVVGRDGQFLFRIENQTGSDITDPVGYFILPQSDTWVTYGHGPVVKQAGPDFDVYYTLDAISTLDDTLAGKLRVGNDTLTWTLYTGGDLPSGVTALKFKAALLPDGEIYESTFGFTIPGVNGSTVNYNEMAKGRTIYNLGPFTSDNGRTAAVKIVESTAPEVFPTLPGNMVLEYKIDGFPATWASGRVVDDESPVGIASIVITLNGNPFASYMTANVTHNPPSPFSLNTQFQITAPVTLDTNTKGVYVITYTSTPDAEGFIGTAVRTITVADRTAALLDNIVITLQVHKDIPTGGWNEYFKSLIVPGTSIGSGVNFVDPQDPFDQSKITFTPVTALDIDTIGTYTYTIGYTDPAGNVSLPKTLTINVSGCTVTFNTMGGSPVPPQQIVPEGGKAVKPADPTLAGSTFLRWYLSSDPNTAFDFNTPITASITLYAAWGSDNYTLVLLTTDIELPVNEPYASPAALDHTKSNGAAIYNLLSQATTWRQGFQVSNVTSGLHLSYDLTTLSFDTITPGYDQLLEVTASWNNGNTEKITLGIKVSDKVAPIITIPAGVKEYKVGKDQLPAQESAFFDAIKSKGVTIIDSYEGDIWSKAVFKYYNAADPSTALPGGYGDIDRSQGTYLLVIDVTDGSGNAAVQQSMRIVIGDSPVTPPSTSYTVKYLPGTHGTFSAVTYSGLKLGDPTPAAPTPTGEPGWRFNGWDPTPTPYVTGNATYTALWMQAEGGNISLLIYAEAIDPDGVKVGDGTLFTVKLFDSNKTLIGNYEVPANEDPVTVNGLSGNTTYYLQGSNRDGYVLFEYEIKASGATLAAGSTSAGANITLNVTSDTVMEVTLTYKASPDTANLSGNTNWLWWLLLLLLLLLLILFLILWWIRSGLFVTVTKADEAVEGAAITYRVDKDGDIRSGIKTTNRNGKRRIAAKKDSVVTITMAAKDGNIAKGLPAIVVMEHRREYLSLILK from the coding sequence TTGATCATCGGACTGTTGCTGGTCATTAGCGTATCGTCGTTATTGATTCTGACAGACAGCAACGAACGCAGCCAGGCGGCTCCTTTACCACAGGATCTCAACGCCGGTTGGGTCGTAGATGGGCAGATGAAAGACGATATTGCTCTTCAAATGGACACATGGTACCTGACCGAATATGTCATGAGTTTGTCGACGACAGATATCACATACGAACTTGTTGTCACATATCCGGATTGTTATGACGTCAATGCCGGCATCTCAATGCCGCCGGCGCAGGTAGGAGCACCCGTACCCGGCACGGCCGGAGGCAAGAATACGCTCACATATACTTTCTCAACGATCAACAATGATTACATAGCGGCAGCTGTTGATATTTCTTTCAAATTGAAGAATAACATGGTCTTCAATGGGATGAGCGGAGACTACACTGCTATCACCGCCGATTTCACTGCCGAAGGTACAACAGTCTCAAAGACGATCAATGCCGAACTCACTCTTGATCAGGGCATAGGTGCAAATTTCATCAATTTGACGATGGGAGGCACGAAAAACACATTCAGATGTGATGGCGTGCAAGCGAATGTAGTTCTTGCGGTCGGTACCTCAGGCTACCCCGGCTCATTAAAGAATATAACCGTGACCGTCGACCTCAACGAAGCCCTTATCGGTGGTCAAACAATGGCGGATTTCCTCGTTTCAAAAGGTGTCAATTTGAATGATATTTTCACTGTTGCACAGGCTGACAGCCTGCCTGCCGGAATGACATTCGATTACACCGGCGGTCTGATGAAATTCACGGTCGCAGAGGCTGCGGGCAGTATTTCCCTTCCGTTCAAACTCACTGTTACGGGGAACAGCGCAATAATCCCATCAGGAACACCTCTTGTTTTCCCTCCGGGATCAATGCACATCAATGCAAGTCACAACGGTTATGGGAGTTTGCTTCCGGCCGAGGCAGGTGCCGTCATTGATAAGGACCTGTCCGCAGATGCATTGCTGACACTTACGCCGTTCGATCTGTATCTTGCACCGCGCGCACAATCGTGGAGATGGTATGCAGATGACTCAATCATCATCCGCGGAGAGGATAACCAACCGTTTGCGAGGGTCTGGCTGAAGGAGTTCGATCCATCGATAAAAGATGTTGCTATCAGGACAGATATCACGGCCACAGCATTGACTGCGCAGGTACAGGTGCAGTCATTAAACATCAATGCTTACAACCTTTGCTTTGTTCCGTACGATGACAACGGAACAACGGGTTACATACTGTATGAAGACAGCTATGGTAACACAGCACAGATCACAGTCAGCAAAACAGCAGTAACATCCTTTGTATTGCCTGTGCCTCTGAACGCAGGGGATTACTTCACCCTGACCTTCGAAAGCATGAAGACCGTTAAGATAGGCAATCCATACTATTCGGGTTCCAGCTGGGAGGGTGTCGGAGGCGGCCTTGGCTCGTCTGACAGCAACTCAGCTATCTTTGAGATGCTCGGTCGTGTGGATGCGCCGATAGGGCAGAACGGCGCAGCGGCAAAGCTGACAAGCTTCGTGTGGCTGAAAGATGGTGCAGGTATCTATGCAAAGACCCCGGGATCCGTGGGCATGTATATTAGTGGATACACCTTCAATCAACGCAACGCATATAGCATCATTATAAACGATGCATATCGTTTGAACTATGGTCTGGTCGGCGATGTCGGCACATCGCTGGACCAGAATGCCAATTTCAACGGCAATACGAAGACAGTTCAGCGCGGAGATACAATATATCTGCGCGGGAGTGCGTCCATCGGTACGACAAATTTAGACAATGCAGATATAAAGACATTCTACGATCCGGTCATCCTGTTCCGTGTCCCGTATAAGTATCTGGATCTGCCGTCCGACATTACAGCTAAGAACCCGGATGGCACGTACAAGTACGTCACCTGTGAAATGGACAATGCGGATGGGACCGGTAAAGTGCAGGTCATTCCTACTAATGTGCGTATTATCATGGACTCGAACGGCATGCCGTACAGCGCCAGTATTGATGCTTTCTATGGTAACAACTCCCCCTATTATCTCGTGGCGGTAGAGTTCAAGGGGGTTGAGCTGAATGATATTCCAGCAATGAAGAGGACGCAGGCTGTTTACGCAACTTTAATGACGACAGTATCTTCCTTTGCTCCGATAGGGACGAGCGGCAACCTTGTAAAGGTCGCATGGGCGTCAAGTGACTGGGCGCATGCCGGACAGCAAGCCAATTTCTCCGGCGAGGTCAATTGGCCCTCTTCAACAACTTCTTTGGCTCCAGTATGGAGGCCGCAGGCATGCATAAATGATAATAACTGGCACTGTGGCGGAGGTTACTTCCTTTCTAGTGGTGCTGATATAGCTTCGATCTCCCTCGTTGTCACTTCTGGAACATTTGCTGAAATGCAGGTGGGTGTGGACGTTTACAATATGCCGTACAGCACGGCGACGTTCAAAACGTACAATCCTCTTGATCCAAACAGTCAGGTGCCCGAGATCGTTGTCGGAAGGGACGGTCAATTCCTTTTCCGCATCGAAAATCAGACAGGCTCGGATATTACCGATCCGGTAGGGTACTTCATACTTCCACAAAGCGATACATGGGTCACGTATGGGCATGGCCCTGTTGTTAAGCAGGCCGGCCCCGATTTCGACGTATACTACACATTAGATGCAATAAGCACACTCGACGACACGCTTGCCGGAAAATTGAGGGTGGGTAACGACACGCTTACATGGACACTATACACTGGTGGGGACCTTCCTTCCGGTGTCACAGCGTTGAAGTTCAAAGCAGCCTTATTACCTGATGGGGAGATCTACGAATCTACCTTCGGATTCACCATACCCGGCGTAAATGGCAGCACCGTAAACTACAACGAGATGGCGAAAGGGCGCACCATATACAACCTGGGGCCGTTCACAAGCGACAACGGCCGCACCGCTGCGGTGAAGATAGTAGAATCGACCGCCCCCGAGGTGTTCCCTACACTGCCGGGAAATATGGTATTGGAATACAAGATAGACGGTTTCCCTGCGACATGGGCGTCAGGACGCGTTGTCGATGACGAGTCACCGGTCGGCATAGCAAGCATTGTCATAACATTAAATGGCAATCCTTTCGCAAGCTACATGACCGCCAACGTCACACACAATCCCCCATCACCATTCTCTTTGAATACACAGTTCCAGATAACAGCTCCAGTAACACTTGATACAAACACCAAAGGGGTGTATGTCATAACGTACACATCCACACCGGATGCCGAAGGATTTATCGGAACAGCTGTCCGCACCATAACGGTTGCCGACAGGACAGCGGCCCTTTTGGACAACATCGTGATAACGTTGCAGGTACACAAGGATATACCCACCGGCGGTTGGAATGAATACTTCAAATCGTTGATCGTGCCCGGGACATCCATCGGAAGCGGCGTGAATTTCGTCGATCCGCAAGACCCGTTTGACCAATCAAAAATAACATTCACGCCCGTCACGGCGTTGGATATCGATACGATCGGAACTTACACTTACACGATAGGCTACACCGACCCTGCGGGGAACGTCTCGCTTCCGAAAACACTCACGATAAATGTCAGCGGGTGCACTGTGACATTCAATACAATGGGCGGCTCGCCCGTCCCTCCTCAACAGATCGTTCCGGAGGGCGGAAAAGCAGTGAAGCCGGCGGACCCGACCCTTGCCGGCAGCACATTCCTGCGCTGGTATCTGTCATCCGATCCAAACACGGCATTCGACTTCAACACGCCGATAACCGCATCTATAACATTGTATGCTGCATGGGGATCGGATAACTACACATTGGTCCTTCTGACAACAGATATAGAACTTCCCGTCAATGAACCATATGCCTCGCCGGCGGCTTTAGACCACACCAAATCTAATGGGGCGGCAATATACAATCTGCTCAGTCAAGCGACCACTTGGAGACAGGGCTTCCAGGTCAGCAACGTCACGTCGGGTCTGCATCTCAGCTATGACCTGACGACGCTCAGCTTTGATACCATAACTCCCGGTTATGATCAACTGTTAGAGGTGACCGCTTCATGGAACAACGGGAATACAGAAAAAATAACACTTGGGATAAAGGTGTCCGATAAGGTCGCACCGATCATCACTATCCCGGCCGGCGTAAAGGAATACAAGGTCGGCAAGGATCAGCTTCCGGCTCAGGAAAGTGCATTTTTTGATGCAATTAAGAGCAAGGGGGTAACGATCATCGATTCATACGAGGGTGACATCTGGAGCAAAGCCGTATTCAAATACTACAATGCAGCGGATCCGTCAACCGCCCTTCCGGGCGGTTACGGTGACATCGACAGGTCACAAGGAACATATCTCCTGGTGATCGACGTCACCGATGGTTCAGGCAATGCGGCCGTTCAACAGTCGATGCGTATTGTCATCGGCGACTCGCCTGTAACGCCGCCGTCCACATCATACACCGTGAAGTATCTCCCCGGCACACACGGCACATTCAGTGCCGTAACGTACTCAGGATTGAAATTAGGCGATCCGACCCCCGCCGCACCCACTCCGACCGGAGAACCCGGCTGGAGATTCAACGGCTGGGATCCGACACCCACACCATATGTTACAGGCAATGCCACATATACTGCGCTATGGATGCAGGCGGAGGGCGGCAACATTTCATTACTGATATACGCCGAAGCGATAGATCCGGATGGCGTAAAGGTAGGAGACGGCACACTCTTTACAGTTAAGCTGTTCGATTCGAATAAAACATTGATCGGCAATTATGAGGTTCCTGCCAATGAAGACCCTGTCACCGTCAACGGACTGTCCGGCAACACGACGTACTATCTGCAGGGAAGCAACAGAGACGGATATGTTCTGTTCGAGTATGAGATCAAGGCCTCAGGCGCGACGCTGGCGGCGGGAAGTACCTCTGCTGGTGCGAATATCACCCTTAATGTGACAAGTGATACTGTGATGGAGGTGACCCTGACCTATAAGGCGAGCCCCGACACAGCGAACTTATCGGGGAACACGAACTGGCTCTGGTGGTTGTTGCTTCTTTTGCTGTTGCTTCTGCTGATATTGTTCCTGATCCTTTGGTGGATAAGATCAGGGCTGTTCGTCACTGTGACCAAAGCCGACGAGGCAGTCGAGGGCGCAGCCATAACTTACAGGGTGGATAAGGACGGAGATATCAGGAGCGGCATCAAGACCACCAACAGGAACGGCAAACGCAGGATAGCAGCCAAAAAGGATTCCGTTGTAACAATAACCATGGCGGCCAAAGACGGGAACATCGCAAAAGGCCTTCCGGCGATCGTGGTAATGGAGCACAGGAGAGAATATCTGTCTCTTATCCTGAAGTAA
- the purF gene encoding amidophosphoribosyltransferase → MTGPKHSCGVVGIAATYNVVPALHKTLMIIQHRGQESAGITVFKHGGDMQTVKDNGLVQVALSNEKIGRMDGNVGIGHVRYSTTGSKNVINAQPLTVTTSFGVVAIAHNGDITNYKELKEKYLATGISFLTDSDSELVTKILSKYMLQSSDPIRSMKNMMMELEGAYALAIMINDRLFGIRDPYGLRPLCIGKICGGHMVVSESAAIDAMGGTFVRNVAPGEIVEVMQDQFISHPSISNRHRAYCMFEWVYFARPDSVIDEREVYDVRKKIGEILARECPADVDMIMPIPDSGRAHAIGFSIASGIPYEEGFMKNRFAERTFILPDQREREAAVSMKMNPIKSTVEGKKMVIVDDSIVRGTTLKKLIQMLRKAGAKEVHVRIGSPPVIAPCYYGVDMKTRDQFVANGRSTEEVCKIIGADSLGYISIEGLIEAIEKPESELCLACVNGKYPTRIPGEMQRFQSTLNSDF, encoded by the coding sequence ATGACGGGCCCGAAACATAGCTGCGGAGTGGTCGGCATAGCCGCCACGTACAATGTCGTACCGGCTTTGCATAAGACCCTAATGATAATCCAACACCGCGGTCAAGAGAGTGCGGGCATAACAGTTTTCAAACACGGCGGCGATATGCAGACCGTCAAGGACAACGGACTTGTTCAGGTCGCACTCAGCAACGAGAAGATAGGCCGTATGGACGGTAACGTAGGCATCGGGCATGTAAGGTACTCGACCACCGGTTCAAAGAACGTGATCAATGCCCAGCCGCTCACCGTAACCACGAGTTTCGGTGTCGTCGCCATCGCTCACAACGGCGATATAACCAATTATAAAGAACTCAAAGAGAAATATCTGGCGACCGGGATATCTTTTCTGACCGATTCCGACAGCGAACTTGTTACGAAGATCCTAAGTAAGTACATGCTCCAAAGTAGTGATCCGATAAGGTCCATGAAGAACATGATGATGGAACTGGAAGGCGCTTATGCGCTTGCTATTATGATAAATGACAGACTTTTTGGTATCAGAGATCCATACGGACTCAGGCCTCTATGTATCGGTAAGATATGCGGAGGGCACATGGTGGTCTCGGAAAGTGCGGCAATAGATGCTATGGGTGGAACTTTCGTAAGGAATGTGGCGCCCGGCGAGATCGTCGAAGTTATGCAGGATCAATTCATTTCGCATCCCAGCATATCGAACAGGCACAGGGCCTATTGTATGTTCGAATGGGTCTACTTTGCCAGGCCCGACTCGGTGATAGATGAAAGAGAAGTTTATGATGTAAGGAAGAAGATAGGAGAGATCTTAGCGAGAGAATGCCCTGCGGATGTGGATATGATCATGCCCATACCGGATTCGGGGCGTGCGCATGCGATAGGTTTCTCGATCGCATCCGGCATACCTTATGAAGAAGGCTTCATGAAGAACCGTTTTGCCGAAAGAACGTTCATCCTTCCGGATCAAAGGGAGAGAGAGGCAGCCGTATCGATGAAAATGAATCCCATCAAGAGTACCGTGGAGGGGAAAAAGATGGTGATCGTCGATGACAGCATAGTCAGAGGCACAACTCTCAAAAAATTGATCCAGATGCTTAGGAAAGCTGGGGCAAAAGAGGTCCACGTCCGCATCGGTAGTCCCCCTGTAATTGCCCCGTGCTATTACGGCGTCGACATGAAAACAAGGGATCAGTTCGTTGCCAACGGACGCAGCACCGAGGAGGTCTGCAAGATCATCGGTGCGGACAGCTTAGGCTATATCAGCATAGAAGGCCTCATTGAGGCTATCGAGAAACCGGAAAGCGAACTCTGTCTGGCATGCGTCAACGGGAAGTATCCGACACGCATACCCGGCGAGATGCAGAGATTCCAGTCAACGTTGAACTCTGACTTTTGA
- a CDS encoding 50S ribosomal protein L37e, giving the protein MGTGTAAQGRHNKFKTHIPCRRCGNRAYHVRKGVCASCGYGKTAKMRSYTWAKSHD; this is encoded by the coding sequence ATGGGAACAGGAACAGCAGCACAGGGAAGGCACAACAAATTCAAGACCCACATACCTTGCCGCAGATGCGGAAACCGCGCTTATCACGTGAGAAAGGGAGTTTGTGCTTCATGCGGATACGGTAAGACCGCAAAAATGAGATCCTACACCTGGGCTAAATCGCACGACTAA
- a CDS encoding LSM domain-containing protein produces MIKPLSVLTQSANKNVIVELKGKREYRGVLDGYDPHMNIVLKNAEEFYNGESVRKISLVIVRGDNVIYISP; encoded by the coding sequence ATGATCAAGCCATTATCTGTTCTCACACAATCGGCGAACAAGAATGTCATCGTTGAGCTGAAAGGAAAAAGGGAATACAGAGGCGTACTTGACGGATATGACCCCCACATGAACATCGTGCTGAAAAACGCAGAGGAGTTCTATAACGGAGAGTCTGTCAGGAAGATCAGTTTGGTCATTGTCCGCGGGGACAATGTGATTTACATTTCACCATAA